In a genomic window of beta proteobacterium MWH-UniP1:
- a CDS encoding DNA recombination protein RmuC yields MLEMSSLLMLLVGVALGAAFMGWRFANAQRRNAEQLAAVSTQSASEVANAKAASAAEIARLETELNAERRQSSEKLQMLQAAREDLSNQFKNLANEILEEKSKKFSEQNKSSLGELLEPLKTRLSQFQGKVEEVYVQEGKDRTALAEQVKQLMELNKLLSDDAKNLTSALKGSAKTQGNWGELILERVLEASGLRKGQEYVVQQSHTQEDNSRLQPDVVIYLPERRHLVVDSKVSLVAYDAFAAAETDAEREIAVKQHLESVRKHMKGLSDKNYQTIYGIESLDFVLMFVPIEPAFMAAVTHDRGLFMEAWQKNVLLVSPSTLLFVVRTVAHLWRQEAQSRNAQDIANRGAELYDKFVGFVKDFESIGDRIRQAQQDYDAAHGKLTSGRGNVIRQAEMLKELGVKPSKSLPDTLVGLASPDKE; encoded by the coding sequence ATGCTTGAAATGTCTTCTCTTTTGATGCTTCTTGTTGGCGTTGCGCTCGGTGCCGCGTTCATGGGTTGGCGTTTTGCAAATGCACAACGCCGGAATGCGGAGCAGCTTGCGGCGGTGTCAACTCAATCTGCAAGCGAGGTTGCCAATGCGAAAGCAGCTAGCGCAGCCGAAATCGCTAGGTTAGAAACAGAATTGAATGCTGAGCGTCGGCAGTCTTCTGAGAAATTGCAGATGCTTCAGGCTGCTCGGGAAGATCTTTCGAATCAGTTCAAAAATTTGGCCAACGAGATTCTTGAGGAAAAATCAAAAAAATTTAGCGAGCAAAATAAGTCAAGCCTGGGCGAACTGCTTGAGCCACTTAAGACGCGGCTCTCACAATTCCAAGGCAAGGTCGAAGAAGTCTATGTGCAAGAGGGTAAGGATCGAACCGCCCTTGCCGAACAAGTTAAGCAGCTCATGGAACTCAACAAGCTGCTGAGCGATGATGCAAAAAATTTAACGAGTGCTTTAAAGGGTTCGGCAAAGACTCAGGGTAATTGGGGCGAATTGATCTTGGAAAGAGTGCTCGAGGCCTCTGGCCTGCGCAAGGGGCAAGAGTATGTGGTTCAACAGAGCCACACCCAAGAAGACAACTCTCGACTTCAGCCTGACGTTGTGATTTATCTTCCCGAGCGCCGACATCTGGTGGTGGACTCGAAAGTCTCCTTGGTTGCTTATGATGCCTTTGCTGCAGCGGAGACTGACGCCGAGCGGGAAATTGCTGTGAAGCAGCACTTAGAGTCAGTTCGTAAGCATATGAAAGGGCTCTCTGATAAAAATTATCAGACAATTTACGGGATCGAATCACTGGATTTTGTGCTGATGTTCGTGCCAATTGAGCCTGCATTTATGGCAGCGGTGACTCATGATCGTGGATTATTCATGGAGGCCTGGCAAAAGAATGTTTTGTTGGTTAGTCCGTCGACCTTACTTTTTGTGGTGCGCACTGTTGCCCATTTGTGGCGTCAGGAGGCGCAGAGTCGTAATGCCCAAGACATTGCCAACCGTGGCGCGGAGCTCTATGACAAGTTTGTTGGCTTTGTGAAAGATTTCGAATCAATTGGTGACCGAATTCGTCAAGCCCAACAGGATTACGATGCAGCCCACGGCAAGCT
- the vapB gene encoding type II toxin-antitoxin system VapB family antitoxin yields the protein MDSAKIFQTGRSQAVRLPKAYRFAGKEVYIKKTDQGVLLIPKEDAWSIVEAAVSEFERGFKVEREQAGNQSRPELRK from the coding sequence ATGGATAGCGCAAAAATTTTCCAAACCGGACGCAGTCAGGCAGTAAGACTGCCAAAAGCCTATCGCTTTGCAGGCAAAGAGGTTTACATCAAAAAAACAGATCAGGGAGTTTTATTAATCCCCAAGGAAGACGCTTGGTCGATCGTGGAAGCGGCTGTTTCTGAATTCGAGCGGGGGTTCAAAGTGGAACGGGAACAGGCCGGAAATCAGTCACGACCAGAGCTGCGTAAATGA
- a CDS encoding type II toxin-antitoxin system VapC family toxin translates to MKILDTNICIYIINEKPKEVFDRLRQHTIEEIALSSITVAELAFGVEKSLSKKNQIALEKFIAPLQVVDFNSNAAWVYGRIRHALQKKGLPIGPMDQLIASQAISLNATLVTNNEREFRRIPNLKLENWLR, encoded by the coding sequence ATGAAAATCCTGGACACCAATATCTGTATCTACATCATTAACGAGAAACCAAAAGAAGTGTTCGACCGCCTCCGTCAACACACTATTGAGGAAATCGCATTGTCGAGTATCACTGTGGCTGAATTGGCGTTTGGCGTCGAAAAATCCCTTTCCAAAAAGAATCAAATTGCGCTTGAAAAGTTTATTGCTCCCCTCCAGGTGGTGGATTTCAATAGTAATGCCGCTTGGGTCTACGGAAGAATCCGTCATGCCCTGCAAAAGAAAGGGCTGCCCATCGGCCCCATGGATCAGTTGATCGCAAGCCAGGCGATTTCTCTAAATGCAACACTCGTCACGAACAATGAACGCGAGTTTCGAAGAATTCCGAACCTCAAGTTAGAGAACTGGCTTCGCTAG
- the mgtE gene encoding magnesium transporter, translating into MTEQNLTPTPIRDPEAAQLALVEVQELLARQKVESQIVHREQHAVGSDRQALVEQLVAKQQHAALQGRLDQLHPADIAYILEALPREERLAIWDLVRADREGEILVEVSDAVRETLIASMDVEELVAAVETLDTDDLAALAPDLPEEVVEEVSEGLSIEEREQLRAAMSYPEGSVGARMDFEMVTIRDDVTLEVVLRYLRRFDELPDHTDQVFVVDRDEKLLGSLPISKLLVHEPETMVSDVMVREFMTLHPHDDVGEAAQAFERYDLVSAPVLDHHGGLLGRLTVNEVVDVIREEGESDVFAQAGLRDEEDLFSSVWESAKNRWLWLALNLCTAFFASRVIGAFEGTIERVVALAALMPIVAGIAGNSGNQTMTLFIRSIALGQVNAKNAPRVFAKEFGIAGLNGLVWGSIAGLFAWWLYSDSDQGLMLGLTMMLAILLNLLIGALIGILVPLTLERLGRDPAIGSSVLLTFSTDSMGFFIFLGLATLFFA; encoded by the coding sequence ATGACCGAACAGAACCTGACTCCAACGCCGATACGCGACCCCGAGGCCGCGCAGCTTGCACTCGTCGAAGTGCAGGAGTTATTGGCGCGCCAGAAGGTCGAGAGTCAGATCGTGCATCGTGAGCAGCATGCGGTAGGTTCCGATCGTCAGGCCTTGGTCGAGCAGCTGGTGGCCAAGCAGCAGCACGCGGCTCTGCAGGGCCGACTCGATCAATTGCACCCGGCCGATATTGCTTACATCTTAGAAGCACTACCACGCGAAGAGCGTCTCGCGATTTGGGATCTGGTCCGCGCCGACCGCGAGGGTGAAATTCTGGTGGAGGTCTCCGACGCTGTCCGAGAAACGCTGATTGCGTCGATGGATGTGGAAGAGCTGGTCGCAGCGGTTGAGACGCTCGACACAGATGATCTTGCGGCCCTTGCGCCTGACCTGCCTGAAGAGGTGGTGGAAGAGGTCAGTGAGGGGTTGTCCATCGAAGAGCGCGAGCAGCTTCGCGCGGCCATGTCATATCCCGAGGGTAGTGTGGGCGCCCGTATGGATTTCGAGATGGTTACCATTCGTGATGATGTGACGCTTGAAGTCGTGTTGCGCTATCTGCGGCGTTTCGATGAACTGCCTGACCATACCGATCAGGTCTTTGTAGTAGACCGCGATGAGAAGTTGTTGGGCTCACTGCCGATTTCGAAATTACTGGTGCACGAGCCAGAGACGATGGTCAGCGATGTCATGGTTCGGGAGTTCATGACCCTGCATCCCCATGACGATGTGGGCGAAGCAGCCCAGGCTTTTGAGCGATATGACTTGGTGTCCGCCCCCGTGCTCGATCACCACGGGGGACTGTTGGGCCGACTCACGGTGAATGAAGTGGTGGACGTGATTCGTGAAGAGGGCGAGTCCGATGTCTTTGCCCAGGCCGGTCTGCGCGATGAAGAGGATTTGTTTTCATCGGTATGGGAGTCAGCAAAGAACCGCTGGCTCTGGCTGGCTTTAAATCTTTGTACGGCATTTTTTGCTTCCCGCGTGATTGGGGCCTTTGAGGGCACGATTGAACGGGTGGTGGCATTGGCAGCTTTGATGCCGATTGTGGCAGGGATTGCCGGCAATTCGGGTAATCAGACCATGACGTTGTTTATTCGCTCCATTGCGCTTGGTCAGGTCAATGCCAAGAATGCGCCCCGTGTGTTTGCCAAAGAGTTTGGCATTGCCGGCTTAAATGGGCTGGTCTGGGGCTCGATTGCCGGGCTCTTTGCCTGGTGGCTTTACAGCGACTCAGATCAAGGGCTCATGCTGGGGCTCACCATGATGCTGGCGATCTTGCTGAATCTGCTCATTGGCGCGCTCATTGGCATTTTGGTGCCGCTCACACTCGAGCGGCTTGGCCGAGACCCGGCCATTGGCTCGTCGGTGCTGCTGACCTTTAGCACCGACTCCATGGGCTTTTTCATTTTCCTGGGTCTGGCGACTTTGTTTTTTGCCTAG
- the aroE gene encoding shikimate dehydrogenase, whose protein sequence is MFVLFEEDGSFKVATLFSEADATIQVETPTGKRSKIKRNTVLLMFTTPARDALLPQAQEIAAQLEPQFLWECAPAEEFAFQDFAKEVFSETPSTAESAGLLLALHQAPMYFYRKGRGQYRRAPIESLQAALAGAERKRLAAEAQQALQESIVAGGMPAEIQAQALSLLIRPDKQSITYKALEAAANALQTNPARLLLDRGALHSVYSLHRARFMHQCFPAGTGCSITDSELQATAELAAKQSLPQATRPAYSIDDSTTTEIDDAFSLEEIEGGGWRVGIHIAAPGIGITPESALGKFARERASTVYFPGDKITMLPEPIVAAFSLDEGREQPALSLYVEFDATGEKRSSYSKVERVRIEKNIRLGDWESVLDSAFDEIDPQALPWAGLKPMLMIARGLRAKREQVRGKPEITGRVDFNFYVDWNTNNPEASLHGDGVPRIVERRRGSPVDVLVSEFMILANTTWGDVLALARLPGIYRVQTMGRVRMQTQPGPHQGLGVDNYIWATSPLRRYSDLINQWQILAVLGQRPPVFKGNEADLFSTVTQFDTVYNQYGDFQDLIERYWAQRWIGRQHGLIEQESWSAIAQAKSVRERAVALREGAFRLRRAPIVFRCPDAPVLSPGVEVEVELLAADALELALQAKFVAVTSQGVATEEEPMSLSEHYAVLGHPISHSKSPWIHRQFADQTQQAMDYQAIEVVPEQLASELERLIQAGYGGVNLTVPLKEQAFALAQSQDWEVSDRAMAANAINTLCFGANGFVSADNTDGIGLVRDLERLLGATGALDDQRVLLIGAGGAAQGVIGPLRAAGVRHIRIANRNLEKAQAVVSRWAAIDATSSEWLSAMPLELLAEAEQLSAEDPDKRQLDEIVINATSASLAGATIAIHPSRFANARLVVDMMYGASMTSFLQQAQAAGAAMVADGLGMLVEQAAEAFSLWRGVRPETASVLSQLRLQLAAT, encoded by the coding sequence ATGTTTGTATTATTTGAAGAAGATGGCAGCTTTAAAGTTGCCACTCTTTTTTCCGAGGCCGATGCCACCATTCAGGTCGAGACCCCCACAGGCAAGCGCAGCAAAATCAAACGCAATACGGTGTTGTTGATGTTCACCACGCCGGCGCGGGATGCCTTGCTGCCGCAGGCTCAGGAAATTGCTGCGCAATTAGAGCCGCAGTTTCTTTGGGAGTGCGCCCCAGCTGAAGAATTCGCCTTTCAAGACTTTGCTAAAGAAGTCTTTTCTGAAACACCGAGCACGGCCGAGTCGGCCGGGCTGCTGCTGGCCCTGCACCAGGCCCCGATGTATTTTTATCGCAAGGGCCGTGGCCAATATCGGCGCGCACCAATCGAGTCGTTGCAGGCCGCACTCGCCGGGGCAGAGCGCAAGCGATTGGCGGCCGAGGCTCAGCAAGCGCTCCAAGAGTCGATCGTGGCGGGCGGTATGCCAGCCGAGATACAGGCGCAGGCGTTGTCGTTATTAATTCGGCCCGACAAGCAATCGATCACCTACAAGGCGCTTGAGGCGGCGGCCAATGCATTGCAGACCAACCCGGCCCGACTACTGCTGGACCGTGGCGCACTGCATTCGGTCTACAGCCTGCATCGGGCCCGGTTTATGCACCAATGTTTTCCGGCAGGCACTGGGTGTTCGATTACGGATTCTGAACTGCAGGCCACAGCAGAGCTGGCTGCCAAGCAGTCTTTACCGCAGGCCACCAGGCCAGCTTATTCCATTGACGACAGCACCACCACGGAAATAGATGACGCCTTTTCTTTAGAGGAAATCGAAGGCGGTGGTTGGCGGGTTGGTATTCATATTGCAGCACCGGGCATTGGCATTACGCCAGAGAGTGCTCTGGGAAAGTTTGCCCGTGAGCGTGCTTCGACCGTGTATTTTCCGGGCGACAAGATCACCATGCTGCCCGAACCCATTGTGGCCGCATTTTCTCTTGACGAGGGCCGTGAACAGCCGGCGTTATCGCTTTATGTGGAGTTCGATGCGACGGGAGAAAAGCGATCTAGTTATTCCAAAGTAGAGCGGGTGCGAATCGAGAAAAACATTCGCCTTGGGGACTGGGAGTCAGTACTTGATTCCGCCTTTGATGAGATTGATCCACAAGCGTTGCCCTGGGCCGGGTTAAAACCCATGCTCATGATTGCCCGTGGCCTGCGTGCAAAACGCGAGCAAGTCCGGGGCAAACCTGAAATCACAGGCCGGGTGGACTTTAATTTTTACGTCGATTGGAATACCAACAACCCTGAGGCAAGCCTTCATGGCGACGGTGTGCCAAGAATTGTGGAGCGGCGCCGTGGTTCGCCCGTTGATGTCTTGGTCTCTGAATTCATGATTTTGGCCAATACGACCTGGGGCGATGTCTTGGCGCTTGCACGATTACCGGGAATCTACCGTGTGCAGACCATGGGCCGTGTGCGCATGCAGACCCAACCCGGCCCACATCAGGGCCTTGGGGTCGACAACTACATCTGGGCAACATCGCCACTGCGGCGTTATAGCGACCTGATCAATCAGTGGCAGATTCTTGCTGTACTGGGCCAGCGGCCGCCGGTCTTTAAAGGCAATGAGGCCGATTTATTTTCGACCGTGACCCAGTTCGACACGGTTTACAACCAATATGGCGATTTTCAGGATTTGATTGAGCGCTATTGGGCCCAGCGTTGGATTGGTCGGCAGCATGGGTTGATTGAACAAGAGTCTTGGTCTGCCATTGCCCAGGCCAAGTCGGTGCGTGAGCGGGCGGTTGCGCTGCGTGAGGGTGCATTCCGGCTGCGCCGAGCCCCCATTGTGTTTCGCTGCCCTGATGCCCCCGTCTTGAGTCCCGGCGTGGAAGTAGAAGTGGAGCTCTTGGCAGCCGATGCATTGGAGCTTGCTCTGCAGGCAAAATTTGTAGCCGTCACATCCCAAGGTGTTGCCACGGAGGAAGAACCGATGAGTTTAAGTGAACACTATGCTGTTCTTGGGCATCCCATCTCACACAGCAAATCACCATGGATTCACCGTCAATTTGCAGACCAGACCCAACAGGCCATGGATTATCAGGCGATTGAAGTCGTGCCTGAGCAGCTGGCCAGCGAGCTAGAGCGGTTGATTCAAGCAGGTTATGGTGGCGTTAACCTGACGGTGCCGCTCAAAGAACAGGCCTTTGCGCTGGCCCAGAGTCAGGATTGGGAAGTGTCGGATCGGGCCATGGCCGCCAATGCGATCAATACACTGTGCTTCGGCGCCAATGGTTTTGTCTCGGCAGACAACACCGACGGCATAGGATTGGTCAGAGATCTTGAACGTTTACTGGGGGCAACAGGCGCGTTGGATGATCAGCGGGTCTTGCTGATCGGTGCCGGTGGTGCGGCCCAAGGGGTCATTGGGCCGCTGCGGGCTGCTGGTGTGCGCCACATTCGAATTGCCAATCGCAACCTTGAGAAAGCCCAAGCAGTGGTTAGCCGTTGGGCGGCAATTGATGCCACTTCTTCCGAGTGGCTGTCGGCCATGCCGCTAGAGTTACTCGCCGAGGCGGAACAGCTCTCCGCTGAAGATCCAGATAAACGGCAGTTAGATGAGATCGTGATCAATGCGACATCGGCCAGCCTTGCGGGTGCCACGATTGCGATCCATCCGTCTCGATTTGCCAATGCCCGCCTGGTCGTGGACATGATGTATGGGGCATCAATGACCTCTTTTCTGCAACAAGCCCAGGCGGCCGGTGCGGCTATGGTGGCCGATGGCCTGGGCATGCTGGTGGAGCAGGCCGCCGAGGCGTTTAGTCTTTGGCGGGGTGTCCGGCCAGAAACTGCTTCGGTCCTGAGCCAATTGCGTTTACAGTTAGCGGCAACTTAA
- the mpl gene encoding UDP-N-acetylmuramate:L-alanyl-gamma-D-glutamyl-meso-diaminopimelate ligase — protein MHLHIIGICGTFMGGVAQLARACGYKVTGCDANVYPPMSTQLEQAGITLMEGFSEDQLALKPDVWVVGNVARRGMPLIEALLNQGARLQSGPQWLAENILSTHRILAVSGTHGKTTTSSILAWLLEDAGLSPSFLIGGVPENFGVSARLSAASNTRPPFVIEADEYDTAFFDKRSKFLHYRAEIAILNNLEFDHADIFPDLAAIETQFHHWVRTLPSQGRLIVNHQESALARVIAKGAWTPVNAFNDPAGWCIHEFQPDNKTAPNSARSIDGMDRFDVWFEGQIVGHVESPLTGAHNRSNVLAAIAAAVAYGVPAATACASVARFEGVKRRMQVRGDVNGIAVLDDFAHHPTAIATTVAGLKDQMRRAGESGRILAVIEPRSNTMKLGVMAAKLADSLTDAELTFAYSGGIDWDLTSALSPLGLRAQVHPDMDHLVAAIALAAKPGDRILVMSNGGFGGIHEKILSALRSGAAGCQTPRSGVGH, from the coding sequence ATGCATCTTCACATTATTGGTATTTGCGGCACCTTCATGGGCGGTGTGGCGCAATTGGCCCGCGCCTGCGGTTACAAAGTCACGGGCTGCGATGCCAATGTCTACCCGCCAATGAGCACCCAGCTCGAGCAGGCGGGCATCACCCTGATGGAGGGCTTTTCTGAAGATCAATTGGCGCTTAAGCCCGATGTCTGGGTGGTGGGTAATGTGGCCCGTCGGGGCATGCCTTTGATTGAAGCGCTGTTGAATCAGGGGGCGCGGCTACAGTCCGGGCCCCAGTGGCTGGCTGAAAATATTTTGAGTACCCATCGTATCCTTGCGGTGTCAGGCACCCATGGCAAGACCACCACAAGTTCGATTCTGGCTTGGCTGTTGGAAGACGCTGGCCTTTCGCCATCTTTTTTGATTGGCGGCGTTCCGGAAAATTTCGGCGTCTCTGCGCGATTGTCGGCAGCCAGTAATACCCGGCCGCCATTTGTGATCGAGGCCGACGAATACGACACCGCCTTTTTCGACAAACGATCAAAGTTTTTACATTACCGCGCAGAGATCGCGATTCTGAACAATCTTGAATTCGATCACGCCGATATTTTTCCAGATCTTGCGGCCATTGAGACTCAGTTCCACCATTGGGTACGGACTCTGCCTTCGCAAGGCAGGCTGATTGTGAACCATCAAGAGTCCGCCCTTGCCCGTGTGATCGCCAAGGGCGCATGGACACCGGTCAACGCATTCAACGACCCGGCAGGCTGGTGCATTCATGAGTTCCAGCCCGACAACAAGACAGCTCCCAATTCAGCAAGATCGATTGATGGCATGGACCGATTCGATGTTTGGTTCGAAGGGCAGATCGTGGGCCATGTGGAAAGCCCCCTGACTGGTGCGCACAATCGCAGTAATGTCTTGGCAGCGATTGCTGCGGCGGTTGCTTATGGTGTGCCGGCAGCCACGGCTTGTGCCTCGGTAGCGCGCTTTGAAGGTGTCAAGCGCCGCATGCAAGTGCGCGGCGATGTCAACGGCATTGCCGTACTTGATGATTTTGCCCACCATCCAACGGCCATCGCGACGACAGTAGCGGGATTAAAAGACCAGATGCGCCGTGCCGGAGAGTCTGGCCGCATCCTTGCGGTGATCGAGCCGCGATCCAACACCATGAAGCTTGGGGTCATGGCGGCCAAGCTTGCCGACAGCCTGACGGATGCTGAACTGACTTTTGCCTATTCAGGGGGTATCGATTGGGACCTGACTTCGGCTTTATCGCCGCTTGGGTTGCGCGCTCAGGTTCACCCAGACATGGACCATTTGGTGGCTGCAATTGCCTTAGCGGCAAAACCCGGTGATCGCATCTTGGTCATGAGCAATGGCGGTTTTGGCGGAATTCACGAAAAAATTCTTTCGGCCCTGCGGTCGGGTGCGGCCGGGTGTCAGACACCGCGCTCGGGTGTTGGCCACTAA
- a CDS encoding TlpA disulfide reductase family protein, giving the protein MNKNRRSLLVAVGLITLIAGVAIGLWRIKPNTVSTPADWVFELSFPDPKGQTTPLRSTRGEKLTLVNFWATWCPPCIEEMPELSRFHSEMSSKGIKVVGLAVDSPSNVREFLQNKTFSYPLLITGGAGTELAKKMGNAVDALPYTVLIDEKNRIIKQKAGRIREEELKSWISETR; this is encoded by the coding sequence ATGAATAAAAATCGCCGATCTCTTCTCGTGGCCGTTGGCCTCATCACCCTGATTGCCGGAGTCGCCATTGGCCTGTGGCGGATCAAGCCAAACACGGTATCCACCCCGGCCGACTGGGTTTTTGAGTTGAGCTTCCCCGACCCAAAAGGCCAGACCACCCCGCTACGTTCGACCCGCGGGGAAAAGCTCACCCTGGTGAATTTCTGGGCCACCTGGTGCCCCCCTTGTATCGAAGAGATGCCAGAACTTTCACGATTTCACAGCGAAATGTCGTCAAAAGGTATCAAAGTAGTGGGATTAGCCGTTGATTCACCATCCAATGTCCGGGAATTCCTGCAGAACAAGACGTTTAGCTACCCCCTGCTGATTACCGGTGGCGCGGGAACCGAGTTGGCCAAAAAGATGGGGAATGCCGTTGATGCCCTGCCTTATACGGTACTAATCGACGAGAAAAACCGAATAATCAAGCAAAAAGCCGGCAGGATACGCGAAGAAGAGCTCAAATCATGGATTTCTGAAACGCGCTAA
- the aroQ gene encoding type II 3-dehydroquinate dehydratase: protein MSSSSLIWVLHGPNLNRLGLREPQIYGTTTLDQINQTLVEEGKSLGLNVECFQSNHEGEIIDRLHQAPAKGVSFILINPAAFTHTSVAIRDAMAAVAIPFVEIHLSNVHRREAFRHHSYFSDLAEAVICGLGPAGYQAALRFAAQKVHQ from the coding sequence ATGTCGTCATCTTCGTTGATCTGGGTCCTACATGGCCCGAACTTGAATCGACTTGGCCTTCGCGAGCCCCAAATTTATGGGACCACCACGCTCGACCAAATTAACCAAACCCTGGTTGAAGAGGGCAAATCCTTGGGGCTAAATGTCGAGTGCTTCCAAAGCAACCACGAGGGCGAGATCATTGATCGCCTGCACCAGGCACCCGCCAAAGGCGTGAGCTTTATCCTGATTAACCCCGCCGCTTTTACGCACACCAGCGTCGCAATTCGGGATGCGATGGCCGCTGTCGCCATTCCTTTTGTCGAAATCCACCTCTCCAATGTCCACCGTCGCGAGGCATTTCGCCACCACTCCTATTTTTCCGACCTGGCCGAAGCCGTGATCTGCGGCCTTGGGCCAGCGGGCTATCAGGCCGCTTTGCGGTTTGCTGCCCAGAAAGTTCACCAATAA
- the accB gene encoding acetyl-CoA carboxylase biotin carboxyl carrier protein gives MDLRKLKTLIDLVAESGISELEITEGEDKVRIVKSAGGPQTSHISHVYAAPTGVVSAPAQAAPASATESAGAATAAAAPAAPEGKVIKSPMVGTFYRASAPGAEPFVSVGASVSEGQTVCVIEAMKLMNEIPADMSGVVKEILVENGQPVEFGQPLFVIG, from the coding sequence ATGGACCTAAGAAAACTCAAGACCTTGATCGATCTGGTTGCCGAATCTGGCATCTCGGAACTTGAAATCACCGAAGGCGAAGACAAAGTCCGTATCGTTAAATCGGCCGGTGGCCCACAGACTTCCCATATCAGTCATGTCTACGCCGCGCCGACTGGCGTGGTGAGTGCTCCAGCACAGGCCGCCCCCGCTTCTGCGACAGAGTCGGCTGGTGCCGCTACTGCCGCAGCCGCCCCCGCAGCGCCTGAGGGCAAGGTCATCAAATCCCCCATGGTCGGCACCTTTTATCGTGCCTCGGCACCAGGCGCAGAGCCTTTCGTGTCGGTCGGCGCCAGTGTCAGCGAAGGCCAGACAGTCTGCGTGATTGAAGCCATGAAACTGATGAACGAGATTCCCGCCGATATGTCCGGCGTGGTGAAAGAAATCCTGGTGGAAAACGGCCAACCCGTGGAATTCGGCCAGCCATTGTTTGTGATCGGCTAA
- the accC gene encoding acetyl-CoA carboxylase biotin carboxylase subunit, translated as MALFEKVLIANRGEIALRIQRACRELGIKTVVVHSEADTDAKYVKLADESVCIGPAPSRQSYLNVPAIIAAAEVTDAEAIHPGYGFLSENADFAERVERSGFKFIGPTADVIRMMGDKVAAKRAMIAAGVPCVPGSDGALPDDPKEIIRTARSVGYPVIIKAAGGGGGRGMRVVHTEAALLNAVATTKSEAAAAFNNPEVYMEKFLENPRHIEIQILADHHGNVVHLGERDCSMQRRHQKVLEEAPAPKLLARLRDKTGERCADACRRIGYRGAGTIEFLFENNEFYFIEMNTRVQVEHPVTELITGIDIVQEQIRVASGQKLRFKQKDVHFKGHAIECRINAEDPYKFTPSPGKITTWHAPGGPGVRVDSHAYSGYVVPPHYDSMIAKLIVYGDTREQAIARMQIALSETVVEGIQTNVPLHRELMRDTHFIDGGTSIHYLEHMLAARERDR; from the coding sequence ATGGCTCTTTTTGAAAAAGTCTTAATTGCCAACCGCGGCGAGATCGCACTGCGAATTCAGCGGGCCTGCCGCGAGCTTGGCATCAAAACAGTGGTTGTCCACTCCGAGGCCGACACCGACGCCAAATATGTGAAGCTGGCCGATGAGTCCGTCTGTATTGGACCGGCACCATCACGCCAGAGCTATCTCAATGTGCCGGCGATCATTGCAGCAGCTGAAGTCACAGACGCCGAGGCCATTCACCCTGGCTATGGTTTTTTGTCAGAAAACGCCGATTTCGCAGAGCGTGTCGAACGCAGTGGCTTTAAATTCATTGGCCCAACCGCTGATGTGATTCGCATGATGGGCGATAAGGTCGCCGCAAAGCGGGCCATGATCGCTGCGGGCGTGCCCTGTGTGCCCGGCTCAGACGGTGCCCTGCCCGATGACCCAAAGGAAATTATCCGCACCGCCCGCAGTGTTGGCTATCCCGTCATCATCAAAGCGGCCGGCGGTGGCGGTGGACGCGGCATGCGTGTCGTCCACACCGAGGCAGCCTTGCTTAATGCCGTTGCAACGACGAAGTCTGAGGCGGCCGCAGCCTTTAACAATCCCGAGGTCTACATGGAGAAATTCCTGGAGAACCCTCGGCATATCGAGATTCAGATTCTGGCCGACCACCACGGCAATGTCGTCCATCTGGGCGAGCGGGACTGCTCCATGCAGCGTCGCCACCAGAAAGTGTTAGAAGAGGCCCCCGCACCCAAATTGCTCGCCCGGCTTCGCGACAAAACCGGTGAGCGCTGTGCGGATGCCTGCCGGCGCATCGGCTATCGCGGTGCTGGCACGATTGAGTTTCTGTTTGAAAACAATGAGTTCTACTTTATTGAGATGAACACGCGGGTCCAGGTGGAACACCCTGTGACTGAACTCATCACCGGCATTGATATTGTTCAAGAGCAGATTCGCGTGGCCAGCGGCCAGAAGCTTCGCTTCAAACAAAAAGATGTCCACTTCAAGGGCCACGCCATCGAGTGCCGAATCAATGCGGAAGACCCCTATAAGTTCACGCCCTCGCCGGGGAAAATCACCACCTGGCATGCCCCGGGCGGGCCAGGGGTTCGTGTGGATAGCCACGCCTACAGTGGCTATGTTGTGCCACCCCACTATGACTCCATGATTGCCAAGCTCATCGTCTATGGCGACACGCGCGAGCAGGCCATTGCACGGATGCAGATCGCCCTATCCGAAACGGTGGTCGAGGGCATACAAACCAATGTGCCACTTCACCGTGAACTCATGCGGGATACCCACTTCATTGACGGCGGAACATCGATTCACTACTTGGAGCACATGCTGGCCGCACGAGAACGCGATCGATAA